A part of Setaria viridis chromosome 8, Setaria_viridis_v4.0, whole genome shotgun sequence genomic DNA contains:
- the LOC117833843 gene encoding 2-alkenal reductase (NADP(+)-dependent) — MEVGRPKRGDFVFVSAASGAVEQVVGQLAKIAGCYVVGSAGSDEKVNLLKTRFGFDDSFNYKSETNDLAAALRRRLPDGIDIYFDSVGGATLDAASLQMYQGGRVVVCGTISQYNLKEPNGVCNLHCIIPKAVRVEGLNVTGYFNMYARFEEEMAGYLTEGKVAVVEDVVEGIESAPAALVGLFSGRNVGKQLVVLARD; from the coding sequence ATGGAGGTCGGGAGGCCGAAGAGAGGTGACTTCGTGTTCGTGTCAGCCGCGTCAGGCGCCGTCGAGCAGGTCGTCGGGCAGCTCGCCAAGATCGCCGGTTGCTACGTGGTCGGCAGCGCCGGCTCCGACGAGAAGGTCAATCTCCTCAAGACCAGGTTCGGCTTCGACGACTCCTTCAACTACAAGTCCGAGACcaacgacctcgccgccgcgcttaGGCGGCGCCTCCCGGACGGCATCGACATCTACTTCGACAGCGTGGGTGGTGCCACGCTGGATGCCGCGTCGCTGCAGATGTACCAGGGTGGAAGGGTTGTCGTCTGCGGGACGATCTCGCAGTACAACCTGAAGGAGCCGAACGGCGTGTGCAACCTTCATTGTATCATTCCCAAGGCTGTCCGGGTGGAAGGGTTGAACGTCACTGGCTACTTCAACATGTACGCGAGGTtcgaggaggagatggccgggTACCTTACGGAGGGGAAGGTCGCCGTCGTGGAGGACGTCGTCGAGGGGATCGAGAGTGCGCCGGCGGCTCTTGTTGGGTTGTTCTCCGGAAGAAACGTTGGTAAACAGCTCGTTGTGCTTGCAAGGGATTGA